The DNA segment GCTTCGGAATGGGATGAATTCTCCCGCCTCCGGtctttgtttaatttcttttcaatttcttttattCCTCGAGAATTAAACTCCCGTGCTGATCTCCTTGCCAAAGGAGCTCGCGCGAAAGGTTCTATTTCCTCCCATGTAAACATTTTGGTTCCACCGGGGTTAGCTCAAACTAACCTTTTCGAACCAGTTTAATGAAATATGGTGATtagcagtaaaaaaaaaagacgtctGAGGATACAaattttttcgaaaattattTGAGCACTGCCAAGTCTCCAACCTTGAAGATCTTAATGTGAGTCTCTTAGACCAGCTCCATCGCTGGCTTTTAAGAAGTTCATAGCCCAGCCTCTTACGCGGTTTTGATTAGAATATTAATATAATGTTGTGTTTTCGGTAGAAGCACCTCTTAATTAAAGATTTTTAGAGGTTAATCCTAAACGACGTGGCAAGCTGTAACTGGTTCTCTCTTTGCTCTAGTCTCGTTTGGGGAAAAAAATCCTATCATTTTACGCGAGAGAAAGAACAAAAACTTCGGAGGGAGATTTTCTGCGATTCGGCGATCGTCATTGCTCTAAGGTAAATCGATATCCGCATGCTTAATCCGAGTTGTTTAGGTTCGATTTATGGATTTCTACTTGTTCCATGCTGTTTTTCTCTCACTTTTGTGGTCGATTTTGGGtttaaaatcgatttggggatcgatttgaaattagggttttcgttaGGGTTCGAAGACGAATTGGGATACGATTTTTGTTTCCGATTAGGGGGTTTTAGAGATCGATTTCGGGTTTAAAATCAAGTTAGGGATCGATTGTTGTTTCTGATTGTTGTTGGGTTCTTGTTTGCTTATGTCAACTTGTTTGCTTATGTTATTCATTCAAGCAACTAAAAATGAGTTTCCTACTAGTTGTTCGCTTATGAGGCTGATTTAATTACATTTTGAAGATCATGGATCCTAATGAAGATAGGAGATCTATGAAGGCGCAAAAGGCCATCTTCGATAGCCTACATTTTGTAACTGACTCGATGCAAGGAATTCAAGAACGGTGTGTATGTGGGAGACGCTTAGTGCGCGAGAGAGCTCCAGCAGAAGTCTTTGACTACCTACCCGGGAAAAGATTCTTCACATGCAAGGAGTACAAAGTAAGTGAACTACCTGTTCTATTTCTGTCTCTCTAGGTTTCTTACAAAATTTAATCATACTTGTTATATTTCTGTAGGATGATGGCATGCATTACAGGCAGCCCTGGGTCTGTGTAGTGGAGGAAGAGCTACAGATCATGAAAACGAGGCTGGAAAAATGTGAAGAGCATAAATCCCTGATGGTAAAGCTGGAAGTCGAGAATCAGGAGCTAAAGGTGAATTGCCTTCTATCTTTGGTTTAAGATTTAGATTATGTGTCTGGTATACTTCAAAATGTTGAcaaatgttttataatttttcaggCAGAGGTGGAGAAGCTCATAGCCCGAGTGTCCGAGCTTGAGTATGCCGCATAAGGCGAGTTCATAAATCTTTTTAGAGTTTTTGAACGTTCTCTATTTCTAAAGTTCTTGCATCAGTAACTTCATAGTTTCAGAACTCTCTCTATTTCGACTTCATTTCAAACTTTCAATTTTCTAAAcattaactttttatttcatttcaaaCTTTCTAGTTTGAACTAGTTTAAATCTAGTGGTAGAGGAAGACGAACGAGATGGATACAGTCAATTTGATACATCTATATTCGTAGAAGGAGAAACAAGCAGAAGTTCAGAGGTGGATTTCTTGTTCTCTACAAACATGCCTACGAATCTCGGTAATATGCTTGCCATTCGGAGTGAACTTCGCGACCAAAGGATACATGAATGATTGAAGACCGATTTAATTGAGAATATATTTGCAAAATTTGGTCATTAACAATCATAATTATtgtatgtttaatatttattttttaataaataaaattttattttccataaatttaataatattattttatttctaagaACCTCACTTTGGAGTTCACCAATGAAAACCCAAAAAAGTGAAAGTCCTTaacttttcaaaattaattaaaataattaaaacaaaatgcTAAGAACCATACTTAGAGGTTCACCAATGGAGTTGCTCTTAGGcttcgaatgttacgaaccgccccgccccgcaccgcagttaacagtaacaaaaatctctacatataccatatatcttttttttaattatacagaggtatcctggccCCACAGAAGTGATtcagactagtcacgtgttgtcacgtgtcggtcctctgtccctggcgatgccgaaatgttaattcaccagtggccgggattcgaacccaggtggcgGTAATCACAGTTGTaagccctttaccactagagTTAGAAGCCCCGGTTcatataccatatatttatTCGTATTTATAACTGTTATATATACTATTCGtatttataactgttaaaactcCACCGCAGTTAAACcacttgtcccgcaccgctcaaaccgcagttaccattcggagccttagtaacaaaatataaacatttgtaatttagtttagtttagtttatatttaattttaaattttaaaagagcAATGGGGCatctatatatctatactattacttgcgaagtaaattttcagaatcgagctctcacgttaaaagttagactgGTTGATGTCGTTGttacccttaataaatttttatatataataatttaattaaaacgaattttatattaataatattaaatttctaaaaagataattcacatatattttgttgttatcttgaaataatattttatatttctaaaaaataagataatacttatatattgtgttgttatctttaaataatatttttattataaaaattaagatataaaacaatatataattaaatattaatgaagaaaaaacatttgtataaaaatatagtctaaaacatttctaatatatgagtgttttgaaaaattcaacacaataattcatatatatattttaataaacttttctgttatatataaattattttatgtatggTATAAACTTgttaagaatataaataataacttaacatattgtttttgaagtaacaaaatataaaataataaatatctataagaagattatgcccgcatgtgcgggcaagacacctagttgattgaaaacataaaaaatcaataataaataattaataattaattatttcaaaataagataaacttaatgtaacaaaaatggaaaacatgTCTCAACGAATGCAATCATTTCAAGGGGAATTTACCAAATATAACCTAAACATTGATTTGAAATGCAAAACTAGATCCAATATCCAATGAAATGTAAACTAACTTAAAGAGATAGTATAATTACTATTTACCCTTTCcgaccaaataaaaaaaacatgaaattattttatgattCTATCTTTTGGAAATCTACATTTCATAGAAAGAAGTCTACAATGTGTAGATTTCCTAAGAAGTCTACATACTCCGAAGTCTATGTTGTAATTTTATCAAGTAATTTTAGTTTAAACATGTATAAAAAGTAATGTgtgaaatttattataaatcatcaatttaaaattaatatgagctatataaattaaaattcgggaattttcatgtttaccactttcatgtaccattattcatttttaccaccactaaagagacattttcaaaaatacatttttcattaagtggtaaaagactcttatacacttgttctctacatatatataataaataatttttattttatttttttgaattatactttttcaaatacgaacttctttataaaaaaaaatttcgaattttttttttttggaaaatttctttttgaaaataaaaaattatgtttgaaactattttaaaattgtttttaaacgTTGACAACTCTTTCTTAGGTTAGTAATCGGTGACTTGCTTcgcttaaatttttttgaagtatttatttatatatttataaaaatcctaaatttcatattttaaaaaccctatcccacccctcaactctaaatcataagtctagattaattaaccctagggTTATAAAAGTTTTTTACCCTTCATGAAAAATGAAggtaaaaatggttagtgtaaacatgaaaagtggtactatgaatgtggtatttttgaCAATTTCCATTAAAATTGAATACAATTGAACAATCTAAAAACTATATACAACCATGTGTTGGACAATGCTTATGGTTTGGCAACAAAAGGTTTAAAGATGTAACTACTTTTGGTGTTAGATTTTTGCTTTATTAACTTATATTTACGTATAAATgtttactattttatagtttaaaatattttcatatttgataCATGATTAATTAAGATTTTTGGTTATCAAATGGAtatttagggtttgggtttgggaTTTAAGGTTTAGTAGATTTCAAATGAGTATACTTAATTTTAGGGTATAGTAGACCTCTTtttaaataagtaaaataatttgaaattatattatttttgcttgaataaaaattctgaaataatatactaaaactatcaaaataataataataaaaattgctaagtcatatatcaaaattataaacaaataaaaaataacatattgaAATTATCTTCGTAGACTTCCAAAAAAATCTACtaggtaaattttcaaaaaagtcCACTAGGTAGAGTTCCAAGGAATTCTAGTCCATAATTTTAAGTTTAGTAGATTTAAAAAAGTCTAGTATGCCGTTAATTTTAATCTAATTATAGTTTTTGTCTCTTTATATAATAAAGAAATTTTACacatcttctctctaaaatggctcaataaatttttataattctttcACTTCTTTCTAAAACTCTCTCGTCTCTCTAAAACTTTCTAATTTGTGAGATAACAAACgaagtcccacattggagaattagacaaagagtgtataatatataaaaagatgtccaactctaatagtacgaggcctttgggaagaaaaccaaaagtaaatccatgcgggcttgccaattaggcccaaagtggacaatctcgtactaatcggataatatagagt comes from the Brassica rapa cultivar Chiifu-401-42 chromosome A01, CAAS_Brap_v3.01, whole genome shotgun sequence genome and includes:
- the LOC103832290 gene encoding uncharacterized protein LOC103832290, coding for MDPNEDRRSMKAQKAIFDSLHFVTDSMQGIQERCVCGRRLVRERAPAEVFDYLPGKRFFTCKEYKDDGMHYRQPWVCVVEEELQIMKTRLEKCEEHKSLMVKLEVENQELKAEVEKLIARVSELEYAA